A genome region from Flavobacterium sp. includes the following:
- a CDS encoding DUF502 domain-containing protein — MKSILKIIKATFLGGILFLAPLVVLLVILEKGYGIIQKITLPLVNNLPKVHVLGIALQELIGTLILIIICFAAGLLARTAGAKKLIYKLENGVLSFVPGYSFMKNMNENIMGLESNENLKVILVPTDAGLQFAFLIEQIDENKFTVFVPDAPNPWSGSVCFVEKKDIQEIDITQKQALACIRKLGYGSKDLLKNKL; from the coding sequence ATGAAAAGTATTTTAAAAATAATTAAAGCAACATTTTTAGGAGGGATTCTGTTTTTAGCGCCTTTAGTTGTACTTCTTGTTATTCTCGAAAAAGGATACGGAATAATTCAAAAAATTACTTTACCGCTTGTAAACAATCTGCCCAAAGTACATGTTTTAGGGATTGCGCTTCAGGAACTTATTGGAACTTTAATTCTAATTATTATTTGTTTTGCGGCAGGTTTACTGGCCAGAACTGCCGGAGCAAAAAAACTGATTTATAAATTAGAAAATGGAGTTTTAAGTTTTGTTCCCGGATATTCATTTATGAAAAACATGAATGAAAATATTATGGGATTAGAATCTAACGAAAACTTAAAAGTTATTTTAGTCCCTACTGATGCCGGATTGCAATTTGCTTTTTTAATAGAACAAATAGACGAAAATAAGTTTACTGTTTTTGTTCCGGACGCACCAAATCCGTGGAGCGGCTCAGTTTGCTTCGTCGAGAAGAAAGATATACAAGAAATTGATATCACACAAAAACAAGCTTTGGCCTGCATTCGAAAATTAGGTTACGGCTCTAAAGATTTGTTAAAAAACAAGCTCTAA